CGACCACGGCGCCGAGGTCGCCAACTCGGTCAGCCGCCGGCTGGTCTTCGCCGCCCACCGGGACGGCGGGCAACGGCAGTTCGTCGAACGGCCGGTCCCCGATCTGCCGGACGAATCGCTCGCCCCCGTGCTGGCCTGGGCCCAGGAACGGCTGGACGAACCGCTGACGGTGGCCGACCTCGCGGCCCGCGCCGCGGTCAGCCCGGCCACCCTGCACCGGCGCTTCCGCACCGAGCTCGGCACCACTCCACTGGTCTGGCTCACCGGCGAACGCCTCACCCTGGCCCGCCGCCTGATCGAACGGGGCGAGTCCGGCTTCGACGCGGTGGCCCGGCACAGCGGCCTCGGCACCGCCGCCAACCTGCGCGCCCTGCTCCGCCGCGAGACCGGCCTCAACCCGCAGGACTACCGCCGCCGCTTCGGTCCGACCCCCGCCTGATCCCTCGTCAGCCGATCACCCCCGCACGAGCCGGCGCAGCCGGTACAGCACCGTGAACCGCTCGCTCCTCGCCACGGCGGCCCGGTCCAGCTCCTCCATCAGGCGCCGGGACCGGTGCTCGAGGTCCAGCTCGTCCAGGATCCGGTCCAGCTCGGCGAGCAGCGAACCGTGCAGCTGCCAGGCGTCGGGACGCTGCTGCACCTGCTCCAGCAGCAGCCGGGCGACGTTCTCCCGGCTGGCCAGCGCGGCGGTGAGCTCGTCGGCCAGCCGCTGTTCGGCCGCCTCCGCGTTGCGGCTGACCTGGGTGGTGACCAGCACCGAGAAGCTGACCAGGGCACCCCCGATGTGGGTGAGCAGCTCCTCCAGCGCGAGCGCGACGTCCGGTGGGAACAGCCCCTGGTCGCCGGGGCGACGCTTGGCCAGGTCGGTGAACGAGCGGGCCAGCACCCGGATCACCACGACGCAGATCTCCAGGGTGTCCAGCCCCGTGCGCAGCACCAGTCGGGGGAGCTGGCCCTCGGAGATCCGGGGGTTCAGCCGCAGGCTGTCCTCGGCCTGCCGGAGCGCGGCGTCCACCTCGGCGATCGCCTGGTCCAGCTCGCGGGCCTCGTGCAGCCGGGCGGCGGCGAGGTGCACCTCGGTCGGGCCGTGCAGCTGTTCGGCGAGCCGCAGCAGCAGGTGGCGGGCCCGGCGGGCCAGGTCCTCGATCGACTCGCCGGCGGTGTCGAGCCAGACCGGGGGTGCGAACAGCAGGTTGAACAGCAGGCCGACCACGGCGCCGATCAGGGTCTCCAGCACCCGGTCCCAGGCCTGGTTGGCGAGCCTGGTCACCCCCAGCACCAGCATCGCGCTGATCGCCACCTCGTTGACGAACTCGTCCACCCGGACGAACTGACCGACCGTCAGCGAGGCCAGGATGATCAGCCCCAGGCTCCACCAGCTGAGCCCCATCACGGCGCTGAAGCCGATCGCGATCAGCACGCCCACCACCACCGAGTTGACCCGGCGGATGCTGGTGGTCAGCGTCGAGTAGACGGTCACCTGGACCACCAGCAGTGCCGTCAGCGGCGCGGTGAGCGGCGCGGGCTCGGTGCTCAGCTGCACGGCCACGGCGTAGGAGAGGGTCGCCGCGAGGGTGGCCCGGACGGTCAGGTGGACCACCGGGTCGCGGAGACCGCGGCGTACGTTCGCGGACAGGGTCGCTCGCATCTCGTACA
This genomic interval from Kitasatospora gansuensis contains the following:
- a CDS encoding FUSC family protein, with amino-acid sequence MYEMRATLSANVRRGLRDPVVHLTVRATLAATLSYAVAVQLSTEPAPLTAPLTALLVVQVTVYSTLTTSIRRVNSVVVGVLIAIGFSAVMGLSWWSLGLIILASLTVGQFVRVDEFVNEVAISAMLVLGVTRLANQAWDRVLETLIGAVVGLLFNLLFAPPVWLDTAGESIEDLARRARHLLLRLAEQLHGPTEVHLAAARLHEARELDQAIAEVDAALRQAEDSLRLNPRISEGQLPRLVLRTGLDTLEICVVVIRVLARSFTDLAKRRPGDQGLFPPDVALALEELLTHIGGALVSFSVLVTTQVSRNAEAAEQRLADELTAALASRENVARLLLEQVQQRPDAWQLHGSLLAELDRILDELDLEHRSRRLMEELDRAAVARSERFTVLYRLRRLVRG